Proteins from a single region of Kogia breviceps isolate mKogBre1 chromosome 5, mKogBre1 haplotype 1, whole genome shotgun sequence:
- the LOC136794208 gene encoding mucin-4-like, with translation MSTVTTSTKSTVYQTEGTSETLTTPRSTDRNFSPSTGSNTSTTSEMITSPASTHTTVKNTRDISTTVTRSITPVASTVSVKPGLEDQSNLPSSTTSTEETSAPSQDHQTQSIETTRETQTSTITDVTTSTPSSSPRGHTLTEDTTQETSSSGETTSSSPASVSHTPATTSETLTMQTSTDSTVKNTRDISTTVTRSITPVASTVSVKPGLGDQSTLPSSSTSTEETSAPSQDHQTQSIETTRETQTSTITDVTTSTPSSSPRGHTLTEDTTQETSSSGETTSSSPASVSHTPATTSETLTMQTSTDRNFSPSTGSNTSPRTSEMITSPASTHTTVKNTRDISTTVTRSITPVASTVSVKPGLGDQSTLPSSSTSTEETSAPSQDHQTQSIETTRETQTSTITDVTTSTPSSSPRGHTLTEGTPQEASSSGETTSSSPASVSHTPATTSETLTMQTSTDRNFSPSTGSNTSPRTSEMITSPASTHTTVKNTRDISTTVTRSITPVASTVSVKPGLGDQSTLPSSSTSTEETSAPSQDHQTQSIETTRETQTSTITDVTTSTSSSSPRGHTLTEGTPQEASSSGETTSSSPASVSHTPATTSETLTAPTSTDTTVRSTIDTSPSVTSNFPPFTSKFSTTWQSVVQSTPLSTSSSTPETSIVFHTQQSKGTETTGWSYAISTISTGVSHETFTPGKTTTVTSSSFSDSHTTQSQKDPLSTPVAATTLIAERTYTSQASTSWVSSKVSTIGKQKEPTTHRSLSTSSQQTTAAFSQPHWTQGTKSTRGTHVNSTSSNMTQTIETVTSTSPSSILNGHTSQQTVTAGPARQSTPLSASISPQESSAISQIGPTQGTQTTQESQTMSLFSPVMNTIKTVTSATSSFKPSGYSLSESVPQDTSTTGEVTTFIPAPSRENHTTQATTTTTGLWTAPTYPDTTLGTSGGSSLSITSTIRQATSVVSTSGGQGGQSTSPATSASLDTTSAISQTHQTQGTATTGEPHSSMLASLVTDTALGGTAPALSSTGSSQTTSGSAPSETSTSSKIKSFSPTSSRESHPTLSTTKLSTATSPDTTPGTTGLGSVIVSSTISTIISEVSTTGRSTGQSSPASPSTSPQETSAISQMAQAQSTGTTKGSETVSSVSQVTETFSEVTSPPPSSTSNVHTSPQTVTHTLSPSGTSTTFISDSISDSHRTQTTMPTMSSGATKGTATATSITLSNVASRSPSTILSTSGEVLTTTPGSFTHEITNAGVIPPVGSDNNSLTNTTQVPTSSVGESSTPTSEHLATVQTVASTMHPITKQTDMISTSNYNSVAGSTMTSPFPLTSYLSIKTTPDTSSASPGPAVTWSSTTLFTGHPTHLSVTSTSPPSTASLSSTVKPETSAHTSLLSLPAQEQS, from the exons ATGTCCACAGTAACAACCTCAACAAAGTCCACTGTATACCAAACAGAAGGCACATCAGAAACGTTGACCACACCAAGGTCAACAGACAGAAATTTCTCCCCATCTACTGGAAGCAACACATCTACAACATCAGAGATGATCACATCACCAGCTTCAACACACACCACCGTAAAAAACACAAGGGACATATCAACAACTGTAACGAGAAGTATCACTCCAGTAGCCTCAACAGTCTCAGTTAAACCTGGACTAGAGGACCAGTCAAACTTACCCTCTTCCACCACTTCTACTGAGGAAACATCAGCACCTTCTCAGGACCACCAGACTCAGAGCATAGAAACCACCAGAGAAACTCAAACCTCCACCATCACAGACGTGACCACATCCACTCCCTCATCATCGCCACGTGGACACACTCTTACAGAAGACACTACCCAGGAGACATCCTCTTCAGGTGAAACAACCTCTTCATCCCCAGCCAGTGTGAGCCATACACCTGCGACAACGTCAGAAACGTTGACCATGCAAACCTCAACAGACAG cactgtaaaaaacacaagggACATATCAACAACTGTAACGAGAAGTATCACTCCAGTAGCCTCAACAGTCTCAGTTAAACCTGGACTAGGGGACCAGTCAACCTTACCCTCTTCCAGCACTTCTACTGAGGAAACATCAGCACCTTCTCAGGACCACCAGACTCAGAGCATAGAAACCACCAGAGAAACTCAAACCTCCACCATCACAGACGTGACCACATCCACTCCCTCATCATCGCCACGTGGACACACTCTTACAGAAGACACTACCCAGGAGACATCCTCTTCAGGTGAAACAACCTCTTCATCCCCAGCCAGTGTGAGCCATACACCTGCGACAACGTCAGAAACGTTGACCATGCAAACCTCAACAGACAGAAATTTCTCCCCATCTACTGGAAGCAACACGTCTCCTAGAACATCAGAGATGATCACATCACCAGCTTCaacacacaccactgtaaaaaacacaagggACATATCAACAACTGTAACGAGAAGTATCACTCCAGTAGCCTCAACAGTCTCAGTTAAACCTGGACTAGGGGACCAGTCAACCTTACCCTCTTCCAGCACTTCTACTGAGGAAACATCAGCACCTTCTCAGGACCACCAGACTCAAAGCATAGAAACCACCAGAGAAACTCAAACCTCCACCATCACAGACGTGACCACATCCACTCCCTCATCATCGCCACGTGGACACACTCTTACAGAAGGCACTCCCCAGGAGGCATCCTCTTCAGGTGAAACAACCTCTTCATCCCCAGCCAGTGTGAGCCATACACCTGCGACAACGTCAGAAACGTTGACCATGCAAACCTCAACAGACAGAAATTTCTCCCCATCTACTGGAAGCAACACGTCTCCTAGAACATCAGAGATGATCACATCACCAGCTTCaacacacaccactgtaaaaaacacaagggACATATCAACAACTGTAACGAGAAGTATCACTCCAGTAGCCTCAACAGTCTCAGTTAAACCTGGACTAGGGGACCAGTCAACCTTACCCTCTTCCAGCACTTCTACTGAGGAAACATCAGCACCTTCTCAGGACCACCAGACTCAGAGCATAGAAACCACCAGAGAAACTCAAACCTCCACCATCACAGACGTGACCACATCCACTTCCTCATCATCGCCACGTGGACACACTCTTACAGAAGGCACTCCCCAGGAGGCATCCTCTTCAGGTGAAACAACCTCTTCATCCCCAGCCAGTGTGAGCCATACACCTGCGACAACGTCAGAAACGTTGACAGCTCCAACCTCAACAGACACCACTGTAAGAAGCACAATAGACACATCACCTTCTGTAACTAGCAATTTTCCTCCATTCacttctaaattttctacaacaTGGCAGTCAGTAGTACAATCAACTCCGCTGTCTACCAGTTCTTCAACTCCAGAAACATCTATCGTTTTTCACACCCAGcagagcaaaggcacagagaccACGGGGTGGTCCTATGCCATAAGCACAATCTCTACAGGTGTTTCTCATGAAACATTTACTCCAGGTAAAACAACAACAGTCACTTCCTCATCCTTCAGTGACAGCCACACAACTCAGTCACAAAAGGATCCATTGTCAACACCAGTAGCTGCCACTACATTAATTGCAGAAAGAACATATACTTCCCAAGCTAGTACTTCTTGGGTTTCATCTAAGGTCTCAACAATAGGCAAACAGAAAGAGCCTACCACACACCGTTCTCTGAGCACATCTTCTCAGCAAACAACAGCGGCGTTTTCCCAGCCTCACTGGACACAAGGGACAAAGAGCACTAGAGGTACTCATGTCAACAGCACAAGCTCCAATATGACTCAGACCATTGAAACAGTCACATCCACATCTCCTTCATCCATACTAAATGGACACACATCTCAACAAACTGTAACAGCAGGCCCAGCAAGGCAGTCAACACCACTCTCGGCCAGCATCTCTCCTCAAGAATCATCAGCTATTTCCCAAATAGGTCCCACTCAAGGCACACAGACCACACAAGAATCCCAAACCATGAGTTTATTCTCCCCCGTGATGAACACAATCAAAACAGTCACATCTGCAACTTCTTCATTCAAACCAAGTGGATACTCACTCTCAGAAAGTGTGCCCCAGGATACATCCACCACAGGTGAAGTGACAACCTTCATCCCAGCACCCTCCAGGGAGAACCACACAACTCAGGCCACTACCACTACCACAGGACTGTGGACAGCACCAACGTACCCCGACACCACCCTGGGAACCTCAGGCGGCTCATCACTTTCCATAACAAGCACCATTCGTCAGGCCACCTCTGTAGTCTCAACCTCGGGAGGCCAAGGAGGACAATCAACATCCCCTGCTACCAGCGCCTCACTTGACACAACATCAGCCATTTCCCAAACCCATCAGACTCAAGGCACAGCGACCACTGGAGAACCACACAGCAGTATGTTGGCCTCCTTGGTGACGGACACCGCCTTGGGGGGCACAGCTCCTGCTTTGTCATCAACAGGAAGCAGCCAAACAACTTCAGGAAGTGCTCCCTCAGAAACATCTACCTCAAGTAAGATCAAGAGTTTCTCACCAACTTCCTCCAGGGAAAGCCATCCAACTCTGTCAACGACCAAACTGTCCACTGCAACCAGTCCTGACACTACTCCAGGAACCACAGGACTGGGGTCCGTTATTGTCTCTAGCACCATTTCAACCATCATCTCTGAGGTCTCAACAACAGGGAGATCTACAGGACAGTCAAGCCCAGCTTCTCCCAGCACCTCTCCGCAGGAAACATCAGCCATTTCCCAGATGGCTCAGGCTCAAAGTACAGGAACCACCAAAGGATCTGAAACTGTCAGTTCAGTCTCCCAGGTGACTGAAACCTTCTCAGAAGTCACATCTCCACCTCCTTCATCCACATCAAATGTACACACATCTCCACAAACTGTTACCCATACACTGTCACCTTCAGGTACCAGCACAACCTTTATCTCAGACTCAATCAGCGACAGCCACAGGACGCAAACAACAATGCCAACCATGTCATCTGGGGCAACTAAAGGGACAGCTACAGCCACTTCTATCACCCTGAGCAATGTAGCCTCTCGTTCTCCTTCCACAATTTTGTCCACAAGTGGAGAAGTTCTGACAACAACCCCAGGCTCATTCACCCATGAAATTACAAATGCTGGGGTCATTCCCCCTGTAGGTTCTGACAATAACTCCTTGACAAATACCACACAAGTCCCTACTTCCTCAGTGGGTGAGTCAAGCACACCCACCTCGGAGCATCTTGCAACTGTTCAGACAGTAGCTTCTACTATGCATCCTATTACAAAGCAAACAGATATGATTTCTACAAGTAATTATAACAGTGTAGCTGGATCCACAATGACTTCACCATTTCCACTGACAAGCTACCTTTCAATCAAGACCACTCCTGATACTTCTTCAGCAT CCCCTGGCCCTGCAGTCACCTGGAGCTCCACCACCCTATTCACAGGTCACCCCACTCATCTGTCTGTTACCAGCACTTCTCCACCATCCACAGCATCCTTAAGCTCCACCGTGAAGCCTGAGACATCAG CCCACACCAGTCTTCTTTCCCTGCCTGCCCAGGAACAATCATAA